In a single window of the Prochlorococcus marinus XMU1412 genome:
- a CDS encoding 30S ribosomal protein S1: MNENSSQTVKELSEDQEIKNSSELDNDSASQNEEDLSLESDIPSADSSSSRKNTDFDNAGFTQEEFASLLGKYDYNFKPGDLVKGTVFALEPKGAMIDIGAKTAAFMPVQEVSINRVEGLNDVLQPSESREFFIMSEENEDGQLALSIRRIEYQRAWERVRQLQKEDATIYSEVFATNRGGALVRVEGLRGFIPGSHISARKIKDDLEGEYLPLKFLEVDEERNRLVLSHRRALVEKKMNRLEVGEVVVGSVKGIKPYGAFIDIGGVSGLLHISEISHEHIETPHNVLNVNDQMKVMIIDLDSERGRISLSTKALEPEPGDMLTDPQKVFSKAEEMAAKYKQMLFEQTDDNEEIVTASSEAV; the protein is encoded by the coding sequence ATGAACGAAAATTCTTCCCAAACCGTTAAAGAACTTTCTGAGGATCAAGAAATTAAAAACTCTTCTGAGTTAGATAATGATTCAGCATCTCAAAACGAGGAAGATTTATCATTGGAGAGCGATATCCCTTCAGCAGATTCTTCCTCTAGCAGAAAAAATACGGATTTTGACAACGCAGGATTCACACAAGAAGAATTTGCATCACTATTGGGTAAGTATGACTATAATTTCAAGCCGGGCGATCTAGTTAAAGGTACCGTTTTTGCCTTAGAGCCCAAAGGGGCCATGATCGATATAGGGGCAAAAACAGCTGCTTTTATGCCTGTTCAGGAGGTTTCAATAAATAGAGTTGAAGGACTTAATGATGTTTTACAACCTTCAGAAAGCAGAGAATTTTTCATAATGAGCGAAGAAAATGAAGATGGCCAATTAGCCCTCTCCATTAGAAGAATTGAATATCAAAGAGCATGGGAAAGGGTTAGACAACTCCAAAAAGAAGATGCAACGATATATTCTGAAGTTTTCGCAACAAATAGAGGAGGAGCTCTTGTTAGGGTAGAAGGATTGAGAGGTTTTATTCCAGGCTCTCATATAAGTGCTCGAAAAATTAAAGATGACTTAGAAGGTGAATATTTGCCTTTAAAATTTCTTGAAGTTGATGAAGAAAGAAATAGATTAGTACTAAGCCATAGAAGAGCTTTAGTTGAGAAAAAAATGAACCGACTTGAGGTAGGCGAAGTTGTTGTTGGTTCTGTAAAAGGTATTAAACCTTATGGAGCCTTTATTGATATTGGTGGAGTTAGTGGTCTATTGCATATTTCTGAGATTAGTCATGAACATATTGAGACTCCTCATAACGTTTTAAATGTGAATGACCAAATGAAAGTTATGATAATTGACCTTGATTCAGAAAGAGGGCGAATTTCATTATCTACTAAAGCACTTGAACCTGAACCAGGAGATATGCTAACTGACCCTCAAAAAGTTTTTAGTAAAGCTGAAGAAATGGCTGCGAAATATAAACAAATGTTATTTGAACAAACTGACGATAACGAAGAGATCGTTACAGCTTCATCTGAAGCAGTATAA
- the nrdR gene encoding transcriptional regulator NrdR has protein sequence MQCPTCQNTDSRVLESRSADSGKSVRRRRECLNCSFRFTTYERVETMPVSVIKKDGGRELFDKQKLFTGISRACEKTNFSSEAIINFVDGIESKIVQDSNKDIKSSQIGELILKNLRKENEVAYIRYASVYRKFNGVKDFISTLESLKGNSKNQLASIS, from the coding sequence ATGCAGTGTCCAACCTGTCAAAACACAGATAGCAGAGTTTTGGAATCAAGATCTGCTGATAGTGGTAAAAGTGTTCGAAGAAGAAGAGAATGTTTAAATTGCAGCTTTAGATTTACAACTTATGAAAGAGTTGAAACAATGCCAGTTTCAGTTATAAAGAAAGACGGTGGCAGAGAATTATTTGATAAACAAAAATTATTTACTGGCATATCAAGAGCATGCGAAAAGACTAACTTCAGTAGTGAAGCAATTATCAATTTCGTTGATGGAATTGAATCAAAAATTGTTCAAGACTCTAATAAAGATATTAAATCTTCACAAATCGGAGAATTAATACTTAAAAATCTTAGGAAAGAAAACGAAGTCGCCTATATAAGATACGCCTCAGTTTACAGAAAATTTAATGGAGTAAAAGATTTTATTTCAACTCTTGAATCTCTAAAGGGAAATTCAAAAAATCAATTAGCTTCAATTTCATAA
- a CDS encoding photosystem II reaction center protein T — MEAFAYVLILTLAVVTLFFAVAFRDPPKFDKK; from the coding sequence ATGGAAGCTTTTGCATACGTTCTTATTTTAACTCTTGCAGTCGTCACTTTATTCTTTGCTGTCGCCTTTAGAGATCCACCTAAATTCGATAAAAAATGA
- the psbB gene encoding photosystem II chlorophyll-binding protein CP47, whose amino-acid sequence MGLPWYRVHTVVINDPGRLLAVHLMHTALLAGWAGSMALYELAIFDPSDAVLNPMWRQGMYVMPFMARLGITSSWNGWDITGATGVDPGFWSFEGVAAAHIVFSGLLMLASIWHWTYWDLDLWEDSRTGEPALDLPRIFGIHLLLAGLTCFGFGAFHCANVGIWVSDPYGLTGHVEPVAPSWGVEGFNPFNPGGIVANHIAAGLMGIIGGIFHITNRPGERLYRALKLGSLEGVLASALAAVLFVSFVVSGTMWYGSATTPVELFGPTRYQWDSGYFKTEINRRVQAAIDDGATKEEAYASIPEKLAFYDYVGNSPAKGGLFRVGALVNGDGLPTGWQGHISFQDKEGNELEVRRIPNFFENFPVILEDKEGNVRADIPFRRAEAKYSFEQTGITATIYGGDLNGQTFTDPAVVKRLARKAQLGEAFKFDRETYKSDGVFRSSPRAWFTYAHLCFGLLFLFGHWWHASRTLYRNSFAGIDAEIGDQVEFGLFKKLGDETTRRIPGRV is encoded by the coding sequence ATGGGATTGCCTTGGTATCGAGTTCACACAGTAGTTATTAATGACCCAGGTCGACTACTTGCTGTGCATCTTATGCATACTGCATTATTAGCCGGCTGGGCCGGTTCTATGGCTCTTTATGAATTAGCCATTTTTGATCCTTCTGATGCTGTTCTTAATCCAATGTGGAGACAAGGAATGTACGTTATGCCTTTTATGGCAAGACTAGGCATCACAAGTAGTTGGAACGGATGGGATATTACGGGTGCTACAGGAGTTGATCCTGGATTCTGGAGTTTTGAAGGGGTTGCAGCGGCACACATAGTGTTTAGTGGACTACTGATGCTGGCCTCTATTTGGCACTGGACGTATTGGGACTTAGATTTATGGGAAGATTCAAGAACTGGTGAGCCTGCTCTTGATTTACCAAGAATATTCGGAATTCACCTTCTTCTAGCTGGACTAACATGCTTTGGTTTTGGAGCTTTTCATTGCGCAAACGTCGGGATTTGGGTTTCTGACCCTTATGGTTTGACTGGTCATGTAGAGCCTGTGGCCCCTTCATGGGGAGTAGAAGGATTTAATCCTTTTAATCCAGGAGGAATAGTTGCAAATCATATTGCGGCAGGACTAATGGGTATTATTGGAGGAATTTTTCACATAACCAATAGACCTGGAGAAAGGCTGTATAGAGCATTAAAACTTGGAAGTCTTGAAGGAGTTCTTGCTAGTGCTCTAGCTGCTGTACTATTTGTATCTTTCGTTGTTTCTGGAACAATGTGGTACGGTTCAGCGACAACTCCAGTCGAGTTATTTGGTCCTACCAGATATCAATGGGACTCTGGATATTTCAAAACTGAAATTAACAGAAGGGTCCAAGCTGCTATTGATGATGGTGCCACTAAAGAAGAGGCATATGCATCAATCCCAGAAAAGTTAGCCTTCTATGATTATGTTGGAAACAGTCCTGCAAAGGGAGGATTATTCAGAGTTGGAGCTCTTGTAAATGGTGATGGTTTACCAACTGGTTGGCAAGGTCACATTTCTTTCCAAGACAAGGAAGGTAACGAATTAGAAGTTAGAAGAATACCTAATTTCTTTGAAAACTTCCCAGTTATACTTGAAGATAAAGAAGGTAATGTTAGAGCAGATATTCCATTTAGAAGAGCTGAAGCAAAGTATTCATTTGAACAAACTGGCATAACTGCAACTATCTATGGAGGAGATTTAAATGGACAAACATTTACTGATCCTGCAGTAGTTAAAAGACTAGCCAGAAAAGCACAGCTTGGTGAAGCATTCAAGTTCGACAGAGAAACTTATAAATCTGACGGTGTATTCCGAAGCTCCCCAAGAGCATGGTTTACATATGCACATCTATGTTTCGGATTGCTATTCTTGTTTGGACACTGGTGGCATGCTTCAAGGACTCTTTACAGAAATTCCTTTGCTGGTATCGACGCTGAGATTGGAGACCAAGTTGAATTTGGTTTATTCAAGAAACTTGGTGACGAAACCACAAGAAGAATCCCAGGAAGGGTTTAA
- a CDS encoding 2Fe-2S iron-sulfur cluster-binding protein encodes MATIRFIREDLEVQCNPGENLRELVMKENLQLYGLKGILGNCGGAGQCSTCFISVEGGSKNSLSPLTSVEEEKLKNRPENWRLACQTLVKSSTVILTKPQSPPSNFEELKKNSENKKLPR; translated from the coding sequence ATGGCAACTATCAGATTTATCCGTGAGGATTTAGAGGTTCAATGTAATCCTGGTGAGAATTTAAGAGAATTAGTAATGAAAGAGAACTTACAACTTTATGGATTAAAAGGAATTTTAGGAAATTGTGGCGGAGCAGGGCAATGCAGTACTTGTTTTATTTCGGTTGAAGGAGGAAGCAAAAATTCTTTAAGCCCTCTTACTTCTGTAGAAGAAGAAAAACTTAAAAATAGACCTGAGAATTGGCGACTTGCATGCCAAACATTAGTTAAATCCTCTACAGTCATTTTAACAAAACCACAATCTCCACCTTCAAATTTTGAAGAACTTAAAAAAAATAGCGAAAATAAAAAATTACCTCGCTAA
- the psbM gene encoding photosystem II reaction center protein PsbM codes for METTNFGFVASLLFVGVPTIFLIGLFISTQDGEKSSFYSESGKGKLGPKG; via the coding sequence ATGGAAACAACTAATTTCGGATTCGTAGCTAGCCTTTTATTTGTAGGGGTGCCAACAATATTCCTTATAGGTTTATTTATTTCTACTCAAGATGGCGAAAAATCAAGCTTCTACTCAGAATCTGGTAAAGGTAAGCTTGGCCCAAAAGGCTAA
- the prmC gene encoding peptide chain release factor N(5)-glutamine methyltransferase: MLSISVKEILFWKKTQLSKGGDHESLALLLDSVGGISTSDLNSLSINPEGSLYLKHDLDHLESIWEDHLLNSSPIQYLCGITFWRDLKLKVTNKVLIPRSETELIVDIVFKIFGKTSQKLCFAELGTGSGAISIALALAYPLWDGIATDIDQDVLGIATENYINSSKQSNLRFYCGHWWSPLESFKGKLDLAISNPPYIPKDTYEKLPKEVKNFEPKIALLGGEDGLKHIREIIQKAPLFLKENGWLIIENHFDQSEKVKQLLIKNKFTSIEIVNDLSGIGRFAIGRYK, translated from the coding sequence ATGCTAAGCATTTCTGTAAAAGAAATTTTATTTTGGAAAAAAACACAACTTTCTAAGGGGGGAGATCATGAATCTCTTGCTCTTTTACTTGATTCTGTAGGCGGTATATCAACTAGTGATCTAAATTCGCTTAGTATAAATCCTGAAGGTAGCCTATATTTAAAACATGACTTAGACCATTTAGAGTCTATTTGGGAAGATCATTTATTAAATTCTTCGCCTATCCAATACCTTTGTGGGATTACTTTTTGGAGGGATCTAAAATTAAAAGTCACAAATAAAGTTCTTATACCTAGGTCAGAGACCGAACTAATAGTTGATATTGTCTTCAAGATATTTGGAAAAACTTCGCAGAAATTATGTTTCGCTGAATTAGGAACTGGATCGGGAGCTATTAGTATTGCTTTGGCATTAGCGTATCCATTGTGGGATGGAATAGCTACTGATATAGATCAAGATGTATTAGGAATAGCTACTGAAAATTACATTAATTCTTCTAAACAATCAAATTTAAGATTTTATTGCGGACACTGGTGGAGTCCTCTGGAAAGCTTTAAGGGGAAATTAGATCTGGCAATTTCTAACCCCCCATATATACCTAAAGATACTTATGAAAAATTACCCAAAGAGGTTAAAAATTTTGAACCAAAAATTGCTTTATTAGGAGGTGAAGATGGTTTAAAGCACATTAGAGAAATAATTCAAAAAGCACCATTATTCTTAAAGGAGAATGGTTGGCTAATTATAGAGAATCATTTTGATCAAAGTGAAAAAGTAAAACAACTACTAATTAAAAATAAATTTACATCCATAGAAATCGTGAATGATCTTTCAGGCATTGGTAGGTTTGCCATTGGGAGATATAAATAA
- a CDS encoding L-threonylcarbamoyladenylate synthase, which translates to MNLVDCKTALRTLKSGLPIIFPTDTLPAIGCLPKFSNIIYEFKKRDRNKPLILMGSEHKHLIDYVHESAKEDYENLASKYWPGALTIVIPASSKQAANLTSNDLTIGLRIPNSNIAQSLMRETGPLLTSSANISGFKGSITAEGIALDFPSVKILGPIPWGKSSGKASTIIFWKKSGNWKLIREGEVLVRELY; encoded by the coding sequence ATGAATTTAGTAGACTGCAAAACTGCCTTGAGGACTCTTAAAAGTGGTTTGCCTATAATTTTCCCAACAGACACTTTACCTGCAATTGGATGCTTACCAAAATTCTCAAATATTATTTATGAGTTTAAAAAAAGAGATAGAAACAAACCCTTAATTCTTATGGGATCAGAACATAAACATTTAATTGATTATGTTCACGAATCAGCTAAAGAAGATTACGAAAATTTAGCCTCAAAATATTGGCCTGGAGCTCTGACAATTGTTATTCCTGCTTCATCAAAGCAGGCAGCAAACCTCACTAGTAATGATCTGACTATTGGGTTGAGAATTCCAAATTCAAATATCGCACAATCTCTTATGAGAGAGACAGGCCCATTGTTAACTTCCAGTGCAAATATTTCAGGTTTTAAAGGATCAATTACAGCTGAAGGTATTGCTCTAGACTTCCCTTCTGTAAAAATTTTGGGCCCTATCCCCTGGGGAAAAAGTAGCGGAAAAGCAAGTACTATTATATTTTGGAAGAAAAGTGGAAATTGGAAACTGATTAGAGAAGGAGAAGTATTAGTTAGGGAATTGTATTAA
- the minE gene encoding cell division topological specificity factor MinE — protein MMTLRDLINKLLGRETSSANTARERLQLVLAHDRVDMSSLTTDLLDKMRKEILDVVAKYVEIDFEEVAVSLETEDRMTALVANLPIKRTMSGEIKFKKTDKADKSNKDIKK, from the coding sequence ATGATGACTCTCAGAGATCTTATAAATAAATTACTAGGCAGAGAAACGTCTAGTGCAAATACAGCTAGAGAAAGATTACAACTTGTACTTGCTCATGACAGAGTTGATATGAGTTCCTTAACAACTGATCTTTTAGATAAAATGAGGAAAGAGATCCTTGATGTTGTTGCTAAATATGTTGAAATTGATTTTGAGGAGGTGGCAGTAAGTTTAGAGACTGAGGATAGAATGACAGCACTAGTTGCCAATTTGCCAATTAAAAGAACTATGTCAGGAGAAATAAAATTCAAAAAAACTGATAAAGCTGATAAATCTAACAAAGATATCAAAAAGTAA
- the minD gene encoding septum site-determining protein MinD has protein sequence MGKNTRTILICSGKGGVGKTTLTANLGIALANSGATTAVLDADFGLRNLDLLLGLENRIIYTAQDVLDKNCRLDQALVRHKKEPNLALLPAGDPRMLDWMKPEDMKKISELLSEKFDFVLVDCPAGVEDGFKNALAACKEAIVVTNPELSAVRDADRVIGILNTSDIEPIQLVINRVRPNMMASQEMLSIEDVQGILSLPLLGIVLEDEQVIISTNRGEPLTLSDGRSPAKKCYLNVSQRLTNKDVPIIDLKKEGKSLKDKFMRLMQTKVF, from the coding sequence GTGGGGAAGAATACTCGCACAATATTAATTTGTTCAGGTAAAGGAGGAGTTGGTAAAACAACTTTAACCGCAAACCTAGGTATAGCACTTGCTAATAGCGGAGCAACAACTGCTGTATTAGATGCTGATTTTGGTTTAAGAAATTTAGATCTTCTTCTAGGATTAGAAAATCGCATCATTTATACCGCTCAAGATGTTCTAGACAAGAATTGTCGTCTTGACCAAGCATTGGTTAGACATAAAAAGGAACCCAATCTTGCTCTTCTACCTGCTGGAGATCCAAGGATGTTGGATTGGATGAAGCCCGAAGATATGAAAAAAATTAGTGAGTTACTTAGTGAAAAATTTGATTTTGTCTTAGTAGATTGTCCTGCTGGCGTAGAAGATGGCTTTAAAAATGCTCTTGCAGCCTGTAAAGAAGCTATTGTTGTTACTAACCCAGAATTATCGGCAGTGCGGGATGCGGATAGAGTAATAGGGATTCTTAATACTTCAGATATTGAGCCTATCCAACTTGTAATCAATAGAGTTCGCCCTAACATGATGGCTAGTCAAGAAATGTTATCCATCGAAGATGTTCAAGGGATCCTTTCTTTGCCTTTATTAGGGATTGTTTTAGAAGATGAACAGGTAATAATAAGTACAAATAGAGGAGAGCCACTGACCCTTTCAGATGGTAGATCTCCTGCAAAAAAATGTTATTTGAATGTTTCTCAAAGACTTACAAATAAAGATGTACCAATTATCGATCTTAAAAAAGAAGGCAAAAGTCTTAAAGATAAATTCATGAGATTAATGCAAACAAAGGTTTTTTAA
- a CDS encoding septum site-determining protein MinC translates to MEIVLKNTKSKYLEIFSLLDLDNIHETFKKFSSIKEPLEAKIFVVNESISAHQLAKVKNHFDKINICSLCIYSNNRDTILSGKFLKIDSVFIREQEIKNKLSLFNSKKKYDILHKGTLRSGERISSNGNLCIIGDVNPGAIVSAKKNIYVWGKLLGIAFAGKSGNKNASIASLYLNPLQLRIADVVAIGPKDKPKNYYPEIAVIDKQTIIIKPHLIENKN, encoded by the coding sequence ATGGAAATCGTTTTAAAAAATACTAAAAGTAAATATTTAGAAATTTTTTCTTTATTAGATTTAGATAATATCCATGAAACATTCAAAAAATTTTCTTCCATCAAGGAACCTTTAGAAGCAAAAATTTTCGTAGTCAATGAGTCAATAAGTGCTCATCAATTAGCAAAAGTAAAAAACCATTTTGACAAAATTAACATTTGTTCCTTATGCATTTACTCAAACAATAGAGATACAATACTAAGCGGAAAGTTTTTAAAAATAGATTCAGTTTTTATTAGAGAGCAAGAGATTAAAAATAAGTTATCATTATTCAATTCAAAGAAGAAATACGATATCCTTCACAAAGGAACATTACGATCGGGTGAAAGAATATCTTCAAATGGAAACCTATGCATTATTGGAGACGTTAATCCAGGAGCAATAGTTTCCGCTAAAAAAAATATTTACGTTTGGGGCAAATTACTAGGGATCGCATTCGCAGGTAAAAGCGGGAATAAAAATGCCTCTATTGCATCACTTTATCTAAACCCTTTACAGTTAAGAATTGCAGATGTGGTAGCTATAGGACCAAAGGATAAACCCAAAAATTATTATCCAGAAATTGCGGTAATAGATAAACAAACGATAATTATCAAACCACACTTAATCGAAAATAAAAATTAA
- a CDS encoding HD domain-containing protein, translated as MSIKRIFHDPIHKEIVFDAGKPEELMIMELIDTVAFQRLRRIKQLGAASLLFHGAESSRFTHSIGVFCIARKIYKRLIEIKSSFCENKFILYGAALLHDLGHGPLSHTSETIFKHNHEQWSENLVTNYSPINSILKKYDNELPKKIGELFQSKQLFSKPLKTLISSEVDCDRLDYLLRDSYNTGTNYGLVDLERIISALTFSPDGNIGIKPKGVIAIEHFLVLRNLMYRTIYNHKINEISTWILEKILYTIKHYYEKKIWLDDSLYKWIFSPSKIDFDDFIRNDDVTFFYHLMRWKDESFEPLSTLCKMFIDRDLLKASDISFLTKMNRLKILAFATKLCEMNGYDPEIFCGIKEKSFKGFESNNAMKIWDGTYQNALENSSALIKTLMRSQESSFIIYPGMIKNEINNEISLMKNNP; from the coding sequence ATGAGTATTAAAAGAATTTTTCATGACCCAATTCATAAAGAAATAGTATTTGATGCTGGAAAGCCAGAAGAATTAATGATTATGGAATTAATTGATACAGTCGCTTTTCAAAGACTAAGAAGAATAAAACAACTAGGCGCTGCATCATTACTTTTTCATGGCGCAGAATCGAGTAGATTTACTCACTCAATTGGTGTTTTTTGTATAGCTAGAAAAATTTATAAGAGATTAATTGAAATTAAATCTTCATTTTGTGAAAATAAATTTATTCTTTATGGAGCAGCTCTACTACATGATTTAGGTCATGGGCCTTTAAGCCATACCAGTGAAACAATATTCAAGCATAATCACGAACAATGGTCTGAAAACTTAGTTACAAATTATTCTCCAATAAATTCAATCCTCAAAAAATATGACAACGAATTACCGAAAAAAATTGGTGAATTATTTCAATCAAAACAACTATTTTCAAAACCTTTAAAAACATTGATAAGTAGTGAGGTAGATTGCGATCGTCTCGATTATCTTTTACGCGATAGTTACAACACAGGTACTAATTATGGGTTAGTAGATTTAGAAAGAATTATTTCAGCTCTCACCTTTTCACCCGATGGTAATATCGGAATCAAACCAAAAGGAGTGATCGCTATCGAGCATTTCCTCGTACTAAGAAACTTGATGTATAGAACAATATACAATCACAAGATAAACGAAATATCGACATGGATTTTGGAAAAAATACTATACACAATAAAACATTATTATGAAAAGAAAATTTGGTTAGATGATTCTTTATATAAATGGATTTTTTCACCTTCCAAGATTGATTTTGATGATTTCATAAGAAATGATGATGTAACCTTTTTTTATCATTTGATGAGATGGAAAGATGAATCTTTTGAACCACTTTCTACACTATGCAAAATGTTTATTGATAGAGATTTATTAAAGGCATCAGACATAAGTTTTTTAACTAAGATGAATAGATTAAAAATCCTTGCATTTGCCACAAAATTATGTGAAATGAATGGTTATGATCCAGAAATATTTTGCGGTATTAAGGAAAAGTCTTTTAAAGGTTTTGAATCTAACAATGCAATGAAAATATGGGACGGCACTTATCAAAACGCATTAGAAAATAGTTCTGCATTAATAAAAACTTTAATGAGATCCCAGGAAAGCTCTTTTATTATTTATCCAGGTATGATCAAAAATGAAATTAATAATGAAATTTCATTGATGAAAAACAATCCCTAG
- the ctpZ gene encoding carboxyl-terminal processing protease CtpZ: MNSSFNKLLTFKTLITASMIIVFSINLLLTERVDALSDSRQLVLDAWTLVNEGFYDPEKFDEIQWKRIRQKTLQKQIETSEEAYSAIEDMLRPLEDPYTRVLRPKDYELLKSSNFGSEINGVGLQLGEDDDNKVKVISTLGGSPAEEAGIVSGDLIEKVDGISSEKLGLASTASKLRGESGTKVLVEVSSKSGEVREVDLERRSVDLRPVRTKRLRDDSHTIGYLRITQFSESVPKKVEEALQELKEKEVEGLILDLRNNSGGLVSSGIAVADSLLSEKPVVETKDRNGIKDAIISQKETSFDGPMVTLVNKGTASASEILAGSLQDNERSILMGEQTYGKGLIQSLKSLGEDSGIAITVASYLTPNGNNIQGQGMTPNKLLDLPDTSDYGSTDDKWVRNAELFLGSLLEKEEVSVQNIELNNEEIESLNG; encoded by the coding sequence ATGAATTCATCTTTTAACAAACTTTTAACATTCAAAACTTTGATCACTGCATCAATGATCATAGTTTTTTCTATCAATCTTTTGTTGACTGAAAGAGTTGATGCTCTCAGTGATAGCAGGCAATTAGTACTTGACGCTTGGACCTTAGTAAACGAAGGTTTTTATGATCCTGAAAAGTTTGATGAAATCCAATGGAAAAGAATTAGACAAAAAACATTACAGAAACAAATTGAAACAAGTGAAGAGGCTTATTCCGCAATTGAAGACATGTTAAGACCTCTAGAAGATCCCTACACAAGAGTTTTACGCCCAAAAGATTATGAACTTTTGAAATCAAGTAATTTTGGGAGTGAAATTAATGGAGTTGGGCTTCAATTAGGTGAAGATGATGACAATAAAGTTAAAGTTATCTCTACTCTTGGGGGTTCTCCAGCTGAAGAAGCTGGAATAGTAAGCGGGGACTTGATAGAGAAAGTGGACGGAATTTCATCAGAAAAATTAGGGCTTGCAAGTACTGCCTCTAAGTTAAGAGGTGAATCAGGGACAAAAGTTTTAGTTGAAGTATCTTCGAAATCAGGAGAAGTTAGGGAAGTCGATCTAGAAAGAAGATCAGTAGATCTCAGACCAGTTCGAACAAAAAGATTGAGAGACGATTCTCACACAATAGGATATTTAAGGATAACTCAATTCAGCGAAAGCGTACCCAAAAAAGTTGAAGAGGCACTTCAAGAGTTAAAAGAGAAAGAGGTTGAAGGCTTGATCTTGGATCTTAGAAATAATTCAGGGGGACTAGTAAGCTCTGGTATAGCAGTTGCAGACTCATTATTGAGTGAGAAACCTGTAGTCGAGACAAAAGATAGAAATGGAATAAAAGATGCAATTATTTCTCAAAAGGAGACATCTTTTGATGGACCAATGGTGACTTTAGTAAATAAAGGTACTGCAAGTGCAAGTGAAATACTTGCCGGTTCTTTACAAGATAATGAGAGATCAATTCTTATGGGAGAGCAAACTTATGGGAAAGGTTTAATTCAATCCCTAAAAAGTTTGGGAGAAGATAGTGGTATTGCCATAACAGTAGCTAGTTACTTAACCCCCAATGGTAATAATATTCAAGGCCAAGGTATGACTCCTAACAAATTACTTGATCTCCCGGATACAAGTGATTATGGAAGTACTGATGATAAATGGGTGAGGAATGCAGAATTATTTCTGGGGTCGCTATTGGAAAAAGAAGAAGTTTCAGTTCAAAATATTGAATTAAACAATGAAGAAATTGAATCTTTAAATGGTTAA
- the petB gene encoding cytochrome b6: MANSSSVYDWFQERLEIQDITDDVTSKYVPPHVNIFYCLGGITLVCFLIQFATGFAMTFYYKPTVTQAYSSVSYLMTDVSFGWLIRSVHRWSASMMVLMLILHVFRVYLTGGFKRPRELTWVTGVVMAVITVAFGVTGYSLPWDQVGYWAVKIVSGVPAAIPVIGDFMVELLRGGESVGQSTLTRFYSLHTFVLPWSLAVFMLMHFLMIRKQGISGPL, translated from the coding sequence ATGGCGAATTCTTCATCTGTTTATGACTGGTTTCAAGAAAGGCTTGAAATCCAAGACATAACTGACGACGTAACTTCCAAGTACGTACCCCCTCACGTAAATATTTTTTATTGTTTAGGAGGCATAACTTTAGTATGCTTCCTAATTCAATTTGCAACAGGTTTTGCAATGACTTTTTACTATAAACCAACCGTTACACAAGCTTACAGTTCAGTCAGTTATTTAATGACCGATGTAAGTTTTGGTTGGTTAATAAGATCTGTGCATAGATGGAGTGCATCTATGATGGTTTTGATGTTAATCCTGCATGTCTTTAGGGTTTACCTTACTGGAGGTTTTAAAAGGCCAAGAGAACTAACTTGGGTTACAGGTGTTGTAATGGCGGTCATAACTGTTGCTTTTGGAGTAACAGGATACTCCCTACCTTGGGATCAAGTAGGTTATTGGGCAGTTAAGATTGTTTCAGGTGTGCCGGCTGCAATACCAGTAATTGGTGATTTTATGGTTGAACTACTTAGAGGTGGAGAAAGTGTTGGACAATCTACTTTAACCAGATTTTATAGCCTTCATACTTTTGTATTACCATGGTCATTGGCAGTTTTCATGTTGATGCACTTTTTAATGATTCGTAAACAGGGTATTTCAGGTCCCTTATAA